GCATGCTGCTGCCCAAGCACAACCTGTCCCGCTTGCTTGATCGCCTGGAAAAGGAGGCGTTAGTGGCCCGGCGGGCCAGTCCGGAAGACGGCCGGGGCAACCGGGTTCTGATCACCCGTTCCGGCCGCCGGCTGCTGCAGCGCATGTGGCCGGTCTATGGCCGGGTTATTCAGGAATGTCTGGAACAGCGCCTGACCGCCACCGAGGTGACCACTCTGGCGAAACTGCTGGATAAACTGCAGCAATAGCCGGCCCTGAATAAAGCCTCTGACGCTTTGGACCCAGGGTCCGAATCGTCCTATTCTACGGGTTGGAATAACAGAACAACGCAGGACACGTCCTGAACGCATGAGGTAGCAACCATGACGTCTTCCCGGCCCGGCGCCGGGCGTTCCCCCGATGAAGATACGCCTTTGGTGGATCCGTCCCCCCGTTACGCTTACCTGGAATACGGCCCCGAGCCAGGATCCGGTGATCAGCCCCTTGCCGCCGAGGTGGCGGTGGCGATCAGCTATAACGGCATCAATCACGCGGTGATGATGGCGACCCCGAACGATGTGGAGGATTTCGTTACCGGCTTCACGCTGACCGCGGGTCTGGTGGACAACCATCAAGCGATCTACGACATCGATCTGACACCACTGGAAGATGCGATCCAGGTTGACGTGACCTTGAGCGGCCGCGCCTTCGCCACCTTCAAACAACGGCGCCGCAGTCAGGCGGGCAGCGGTGGTTGCGGCCTGTGCGGGGTGGAAGCCCTGGATCAGGCCTTGCCGCCACTGCCCGCACGGGACACGGCGCCACTACCGCCGCTGGCCCATTTGGCGGGGTTGCGTGAACGCTTCCAGGCAACACAGGCGCTCGCTCGCCACAGCGGCGCCATGCATGCGGCGGTTTATGTGGATGGTGCCGGTAAAACACGCCTGTGCCGCGAGGACATCGGTCGTCACAATGCCCTGGACAAACTGATCGGCGCCTGCGCCCGCGCGGGTCTGGATCCGGCCGACGGCTTTTTCGCCATCACCAGCCGTTGCGGTCTGGAGCTGATCCACAAAGCGGTGCGCGCCGGTGCCGGCACCCTGGTGAGTCTGTCCGCGCCATCATCGCTGAGTGTACGGCAGGCACGCCGCAGCCGGCTGAATCTGATTCACCAACCCCACCGTGGCGTTCCCCGGCTGTTCAGTCCGTCCCCCAGCGAGCAAACCGGGAAATAAGCCGGCCCTGGGCAAACACCTCAAGTGAGGCAACCTAGGAAGGCTTGCGCGCCGCCTTCAAATGCTCAACCGCCCGTTTTGAGAGCGGTGCCAGTTCGCTGCCATCACGCTCCGCATAGTCGATAATCTGTTCCTTCATGCTGCGTGCCCAGAATTTCTTCAGGTGACCGGCCACCTGTTCCGCGGCCTGGTCCTCGCCGCCCTGGGCGGCCATGTTGACACTGATCTGATTGACCATCTTGATCAGGTGTTGCAGCCCGTGTTCGCTCATGGATCGGTTTCCCCGACAAAGAATCATTTGGATGTGGAGGCCGCTTCCCGATCGGTGCTCTCTATGCTCTCCATACTCCCCGTACTCTCAAGATAAGCCTTTTGCCGTTTGTCGAAATGTTGAAAGTGCTGCTGCCATTGCGACGGTTGCGTGACTTTCTCCACCTGCACCGCCGTCACTTTGTACTCCGGACAGTTGGTGGCCCAGTCGGAGTTGTCGGTGGTGATCACATTGGCACCGCTGCCGGGATGGTGGAAGGTGGTGTAGACCACGCCAGGCAGCATACGGTCACTGACCTTGCAACGCAGTACGGTGTGCCCCACGCGGCTGGCGACGCCCAGCCAGTCGCCATCGCGAACGCCACGCACCTCGGCATCACTGGGGTGGATCTCAAGGACATCCTCCTCATGCCACAGACTGTTGTCGGTACGCCGCGTCTGCGCGCCGACATTGTACTGGCTGAGGATACGACCGGTGGTCAGCAACAACGGGTAGCGCCGATTGGCGCGCTCATCGGTGGCCACGTACTCGGTGACCGCGAAGTGGCCCTTGCCAATGGGGAAGTCCACTTGGTGCATGGTGGGCGTGCCGTCCGGATGGGTGTCGTTACACGGCCACTGAATGCTGCCCAGTTCCTCCAGTTTGGCGTAGCTGACGCCGGTGAAGGTGGGCGTAAGTTGGGCGATCTCGTCCATGATCTCGGAGGGGTGGGAATAGTTCATCGGGTAGCCCAGGGCGTTGGCCAGATCCTGGGTCACCTCCCAGTCCTCCTTGCCGGCCAGTGGCGGCATGACCTTGCGCACCCGGTTGATACGCCGCTCCGCGTTGGTGAAGGTGCCGTTCTTCTCCAGGAAGGTGGAACCGGGCAGCAACACATGGGCGTACTTGGCGGTTTCGTTGAGGAAGATGTCCTGCACGATCAGACAGTCCAGCGAAGTCAGGGCCGCCTCCACATGCTGAGTGTTCGGGTCCGACTGGGCAATGTCCTCGCCCTGCACATACAGCGCCTTGAACGTACCGGCGATGGCGGCGTCGAACATGTTGGGAATACGCAGCCCCGGTTCGTCGTCGATTTTCACTTTCCAGACCGCTTCAAAACGCTGGCGCACCACCGGGTCGGCCACGTGCTGATAGCCGGGCAATTCATGCGGGAAGGAGCCCATGTCACAGGAACCTTGCACGTTGTTCTGGCCGCGCAACGGATTCACGCCGACGCCTTCGCGGCCGATGTTGCCGGTGGCCATGGCCAGGTTAGCGATGCCCATCACCATGGTGGAGCCCTGGCTGTGCTCGGTGACGCCCAGGCCATAATAAATGGCCCCGTTGCCCGCGGTGGCGTAGGCACGAGCGGCTTCGCGCACTTTGCCGGCGGGCACGCCGGTTTCCGCTTCCAATGCTTCCGGCGAGTTGCGTTGTTCCAGAATGAAGTCGCGCCAGGCCTGGTAGGCCCCGGACTCACAGCGGGAGGCGATGAACGCCTGGTCCTCCAGCCCTTCGGAAACCACCACATGGGCCAGAGCGTTGATCAGTGCCACGTTGGTGCCCGGGCGCAGGGCCAGGTGCATCGCCCTGCCACCGTGGGGTGTCTTGAGCAGATCGATGCGGCGCGGGTCGGCGACGATCAGGGTGGCACCTTCGCGCAGCCGGCGGCGCATCTGTGAACCGAACACCGGGTGGGCATCGGTGGGGTTGGCGCCGATCACCAGAATAGTGTCCGCTTGCATCACTGAATCAAACGTCTGGGTACCGGCGGACTCCCCCATCGTGGTCTTCAAGCCGTAACCGGTGGGCGAATGACACACCCGGGCGCAGGTGTCGGTGTTGTTGTTGCCGAAGGCGGCGCGAATCAACTTCTGCACCAGATAGGTTTCCTCGTTGGTGCAGCGCGAGGAAGTGATGCCGCCGATGCTTTCGCGGCCGTACTTCGCCTGCGTTTCTTTCAGGCGCCGGGCGGAGAACTGGATCGCATCTTCCCAGGACACCTCCCGCCACGGCTCGTCGATCGAGTCCCGGATCATTGGCGTCCGGATGCGATCCTTGTGGGTGGCGTAGCCGAACGCGAAGCGGCCTTTGACACAGGAATGGCCGTGATTGGCGGCGCCGCCCTTGTACGGAACCATGCGCACCAACTGGTCGCCCTTCATCTCCGCCTTGAACGAACACCCCACGCCACAGTAGGCGCAGGTGGTGACCACACTGTGTTCCGGAACCCCCTGATCGATCACGCTCTTTTCCATCAACGTCGAGGTGGGACAGGCCTGCACACAGGCTCCGCAGGAGACACATTCGGAATCCATGAAATCCTGGTCCTGGCCGGCGGCCACTTTGGAGTCGAAGCCACGGCCGTCGATGGTCAGCGCGAAGGTGCCCTGGACTTCCTCGCAGGCACGCACGCAACGGGAGCACACAATGCACTTGCTGGGATCAAAGCTGAAGTAAGGGTTGGAGGCGTCCGTCTCCGCGTCCAGGTGGTTGGCGCCCTCGAAACCATAACGCACCTCCCGCAGTCCCACCGCGCCGGCCATGTCCTGCAGCTCACAGTCGCCGTTGGCCGGACAGGTCAGACAATCCAGCGGGTGGTCGGAGATGTACAGCTCCATGATATTGCGGCGCAGTCCGGCCAGCCTGTCATTCTGCGTGGTGACCGCCATGCCCTCCGCCACTGGCGTGGTGCACGACGCCGGGTAGCCGCGCCGGCCCTCGATATGCACCGCGCACAGACGGCAGGAACCAAACGCTTCCAGGTTGTCGGTGGCGCACAGTTTGGGGATGGTGATACCGGCCAGGGCGGCGGCACGCATCACCGAGGTGCCCTCCGGCACGCTGATTTCCAGACCGTCGATGGTCAGAGCCACCTGCTTTTCGGAGAATCTGGCTGGCGTGCCCAGGTCCCGGTCGGGGTTCGGATCGGGATGGGCGTGCGGCTGGCGCGGATCGAAATAATTCAACATGGCGTACCTCCACGGGGGTGGATCAGGTCGTCCGGAAAATGTTTGAGCACACTCTGCACCGGGAAAGGGGTCATCCCGCCCATGGCGCACAGCGAACCGTCCACCATGGTTTCGCAAAGCTCGGACAGCAGCTGGAGATTGGCGTCGCGCTCGGTGCCGGCGCGGATGCGATCGATCACCTCCACGCCGCGCACCGCGCCGATGCGGCACGGCGTGCATTTGCCGCAGGATTCAACGGTGCAGAATTCCATGGCGAAACGGGCTTGCTCGCCCATGTCCACGGTATCGTCGAACATCACCACGCCGCCGTGACCCACCACGCCGCCGAACGACGCGAAGGCTTCGTAATCGATGGGACTGTCCCACTGGCTTTCGGGCAGATAGGCCCCCAGCGGCCCTCCCACCTGCACCGCCTTGAGCGGCCGGCCACTCAGCGTGCCGCCGCCGAAGTCCTCCATCAGTTCGCGCAGGGTCACGCCGAAGGCCAGTTCCACCAAACCGCCGCGCTTGACGTTGCCCGACAATTGCAGCGCCAGCGTGCCGCGGGACTTGCCCATACCATAGTCAGCGTAGGCCTGAGCCCCCTGATCCAGAATGTACGGAACCGCCGCCAGTGACAGCACGTTGTTGACCACCGTGGGTCGGCCGAACAGCCCCTGGATCGCGGGCAGAGGCGGTTTGGCTCGCACCATGCCACGCTTGCCTTCCAGACTGTCCAGCAGCGAGGTTTCCTCGCCGCAAATATAAGCCCCCGCGCCAAGACGGACTTCCAGGTCGAAACGCTTGCCGCTGCCGAGGATATCGCTGCCCAGGTAGCCCGCCTGACAGGCTCGCTCGAGAGCTTCGCTGAACAACCGGTGGGCCACCGGGTATTCCGAACGCAGATAGACGTAGCCCTGGGTGGCGCCCACCGCCAGCCCAGCGATGGTCATGCCCTCGATCAACATGTAGGGATCGCATTCCATCACCAGCCGGTCGGCGAAGGTGCCGGAATCCCCCTCGTCGGCATTGCAGACGATGTATTTCTGACCAGGCGGCTCATCGTGGACCGTTTGCCATTTGATGCCGGTGGGAAAGGCAGCCCCGCCGCGTCCGCGCAAACCGGACGCCTTGACCGCATCGACAATCGCCTGGGGCGTCATCGGCAGCGCTTTTTCCAGGCCGGCGAAGCCACCGTGGGCACGGTAGTCGTCAATGGACAGTGGATCGGTAATGCCAATGCGCGAGAACGTCAGCCGTTGCTGCGCCTTGAGGTAGGGAATCCGGTCGGTGCGGCCGTGGGCCAGCGAATGAGTTTGGGCGCCTTCGAACAGGCCGGTGTCGGCCAGTTCAGCAACATCGGACGGCGCTACCGGACCATAGGCGACACGCCCCTCGGCGGTCTCGACCTCGACCAGCGGCTCCAGCCAGAACAGACCACGCGAACCATTGCGAACCAGCTTCAGGTCCAGACCGCGCGCCTGCGCCTCCTGCTCGATCCGCGCGGCCACACGGTCCGCCCCCATAGCCAGGGCGGTGGTATCACGGGGCACATAAACGGTCACCGTCATCACTTCACCTCCACCACCGTCGTGGCCAGCTCGTCCACCAATTGATCGAATCGGGCGGCGGTGACCCTGCCATGAATCTCGTCGTCCACCCGAATCGACGGCCCGCAGGCGCAATTGCCCAGACAGTACACCGGCTCGAGGGTGAAGACGTTGTCGTCGCTGGTCTGATGAAAATCCACGCCCAGCTTATCCCTGATATGCGCTTCAAGCCGGCGGCCACCAACCGCCTGGCAGGCTTCGGCGCGGCACACCTGCACCACATGGCTGCCGATCGGGTGCGTTCGAAAATGATGATAGAAACGGATAATGCCGTGGACCTCGGCACGGGTATGGCGCATCGCCTCGGCGATGATCGGCACCGCCGCATCCGGGATATAGCCAAAGCGATCCTGGATTGCATGGAGGATCGGTAACATGGCTCCGGGTTTGTCCTTCAGGGCATCGACTTCCCGCTGGATCAACTCCGGCGTCCACGCCGGCGGCCAACGCTCTTCCGGAGTGGACATGGACAAGCTCTGGTCAGTGTGGTTATTGTGCTTATACATATGAATAACCAATCCTAATTTTTTTGGCGCAACAGGCTATTTATCAAACCTAGCACTCTCCATTACGTCTAAAAATATGAACTGTCATGCCTAATAAAAAGCTGCGTATTTCACCCGCCTGGGTCTTCACCACCGAACAGGGCGAACTGTTTGATCCGGTGGTGTTTCGCCTCCTCGAAGGGGTGCGCGACTCCGGCAAGTTGACCATGGCCGCGCGGGACGCCGGCATTTCCTATCGCCACGCCTGGAACCTCCTCAATCGCGGTGCCGACTTCTTCGGCCTCCCCTTGGTGCGGATGCGCAAGGGGCATGGCACCCGACTCTCGCCCCTGGGTGAAAAGCTGCTGTGGTCCGAACAGCGCCTCAAGGCCCGCCTCGGACCGCAGATTCACAGCCTGGCCTCCGAACTCAACACCCAGCTTCAACAGTTGCTCGCCGGTGCGCACCCGGTGCTGCGCCTGCATGCCAGCCACGGTTACGCGGTGGCGCTGTTGCCGGATTTCTCGGACTGGGTGGAGCTGGATTTGCAGTACACCAATCCGGCCAATGCGCTGAATGTGCTGGCCAGAGGCGAATCGGATCTCGCCAGCTTTCATTTTCCGGTGTGCCCGCGGCTGGCGGATCAGGTCATGGCGATCTACCAGCATCAGCTCGATCTCGACAACCTGCGGGTCATCCGTTTCGTCACCCGCAAACAGGGCCTGATCGTCCGCCACGAAAACCGCGCGGCCGTCGGCGGCCTGCGGGATCTGACCAACCCGGATATCCGCTTCATCAACCGCGACCGCTATTCCGGCACCCGTGTCCTGTTCAACCTGCTGCTGAGGGAACAGGGTATCGCCCTCGACGCTATCCGCGGCTCTGATCAGGAGGAATTCACCCACACCGCCGTTGCCGCCTATGTGGCCGCCGGCATGGCGGATGCCGGGTTTGGTGTGGAGGCGGCGGCCCGTCAATTCGGACTCGAGTTCATCGAACTGGCCAACGAGCACTACCTGCTGGTCTGTCATAAGGACAAACTCGAGCATGACACCCTGCGCCAGTTGCTGGACCTGATGCGTTCGCCGGAATTCGGTGACGAACTCGACACCTTGCCGGGTTATGCACCGGACCGCTGCGGCGAGGTCTGTACCTTCGCGCAACTGCTGGCCGGCGACCGGCATCCCGGACCCGGCCCGGTCTAGAACAGTGCCGCCGCTTTCTCCAACGCGATATACAAACCGATCAGAAACGGAATACCGACGCCCAGCCAACACAGCACGCCCATAATGCCGAACTTGCCACGCGCGGCGGTGTTCGCATCGGCGGTTACCCGATGCTCATGCTGCAGCGATCGCTCATGGGCCACTTCCTCTTCCGTCATCTGGTCGGATGCCTTCACCGGACGCACCAGCGCATTGCAGATCAGACCCAGGAGCAACAGCCCCGCCATGATATAAAGCGTGCGGTCATAAACCAGGCTGGGCGCCACACCGGCATCGAGCTGAGCTTCGCGCAGAGCGGCGATGATCAGCGGACCGATCAGACCGGCCGCGGTCCAGGCGGTGAGCAGGCGGCCATGAATCGCCCCCACCATCTGAGTTCCGAATATGTCCGCCAGATAAGCCGGCACCGTGGCAAAACCGCCACCGTACATGCTCAGGATGATGCAGATGGAAATCACGAACACACCCGCCATGTTCAGGTGTCCCCAGGTGGGCAACAGACAATACAAGGCAATGCCGATCACAAAGAAACAGTGGTAGGTGTTCTTGCGTCCGATCCTGTCGGATAACGATGCCCAGAACAGACGGCCAACACTATTGAACAGACTGATCAGCCCGACCAGACCCGCCGCCGCCGCGACAACGGCCGCCTTCTGCGCTTCGGACAGAGTGGCGGAAGCATCATCAAGACCGACCAGGCTGCCGCCGAACACGTCCTGCAACATAGGGCTGGCCATGGAAATGACGGCGATGCCGGCGGTGACGTTCAGGAACAGCACGCCCCAGATCAACCAGAATTGTCGGGTCTTCCAGGCGCGGTTCAAATGCACATGACCTTTGGTGATCATGGCGTTGGCGCCGTGATCCTCGGGAGGCTGCCAGCCTTGTGGCCGCCAGCCATTGGGGGGCACCCGGAAGCCGAGGGCGCCACTGGCCATCACCACCATGTAGATGATGCCCATGACGATCAGTGTCATGGCCACACCGGTGCCGCCATTCGCCGAGAAGTATCCCATCAACAACACCGCCAGCGGCGCACCGACCATGGCGCCGCCGCCATAGCCCATGATCGCGAACCCGGTGGCCATGCCGCGCCGGTCCGGGAACCACTTGATCAGGGTGGACACCGGCGTGATGTAGCCCAGCCCCTGCCCCACGCCGCCGAGTACCCCGGCGCCCAGATAGACCAGCCAGAGTTGATGGACCATAACGCCGATACCGCCGACGATCATGCCTCCCCCCCAGCACAGCGCCGCGATGCAACCGGCCTTGCGTGGCCCGGCGTGCTCCAGCCATGCGCCCCAGATCGCGGCGGAGACACCCAGCATGGCGATGAAGATACCGAACACATAAGTGACCTGCGCCACCGTCCAGTTGCAAGTGGTGGTGGTCAGCGCCTGCATCAGGCCGATGTCGGCACAGCTGGCCGGCGGGTTGGCGATTTCGTTGCTCATCGGCAGCCAGAAGACCGAAAAGCCATAGGCCATCCCGATACACAGATGAATCGCCAGCGCGGCGGTGGGCACCAGCCAGCGATTGAACCGGGGACCGGCGATGGTTCTTTCACGATCAAAAAAACCGACGGATCTTCCGCCGTCCGAAGTCCAGCTGTCTTCTTCGGTGATGCCATCCATAAAATCATCCTCTCTTTATTATTCGCCTTATCGGGGAGCCGCCGCGGACAGAACCCCGCCTGATATATGAATCAGAGAACCTATTTTGGATTATTTCATGTCTTTCTATACCGACGGGGTTACTGGATACTAACCATCAATAAAGTGCAACTCGCCAAAAGTATTATGACTGCTCATACATATATTAATGGCGCGCTCTCATCCGATAGCTTGTCGGTAAATCACCATTGGCAGGCAGCAATAGTCCTACACGAATTTCAGCCTGAGCCTGCATTCTTGGCCCTTCGCCCTCTTCTACACTGGTTCCCGTCAACGGATGACCAGGAGGAACAAGGATGTCCCGCCCAATTTTGTATTTCATCGGCGCATTATTGATCGCCGCTGCTCTGGTAATGGCGGAAGCGGCCCGGGCAGCGAAAGCGCCGGCGCTGATGCAAGCGAGTGTTTATGAAGAAGGCATTGACCTGACCGGTTACTGGGTCAGTGAAAAATTGGATGGTGTGCGCGCTTACTGGGACGGCCAGCGGCTGCTGTCACGCAACGGCAACGTGATCGATGCCCCGCCGGATTTTACTGAAGGTTTTCCCGGGCAGCCCCTGGACGGCGAGCTGTGGATGGGGCGCGGCACCTTCAGCCAGTTGGTGGGCATACTCAACCGGCGCACGCCGCCGGCGGAACCCTGGCGGCACATTTATTTCATGGCGTTCGATCTGCCCTCATCCGCGGGCCCGTTCGATCAGCGCCTGCCGCGTCTGCGCAAACTGATTGACGATGCCGCCCTGCCCCACCTGCATATGGTCGACCAGCGCCAGGGACGCGACCATGCCTCGCTGATGCGCGATCTGGAGCAGGTGGTGGCGGCGGGTGGCGAAGGCCTGATGCTGCATCGTGGCGGCGCCCCTTATCGGGGCGAACGCAACAACGACCTGCTCAAGGTGAAACCCTATCTGGACGCGGAAGCGGAAGTGGTCGCGGTGATCCCCGGTGAAGGCAAGTACACCGGGATGATGGGGGCATTGCTGGTGAAAACACCCGGCGGGCGTCATTTCCGTCTGGGCACCGGTTTCAGCGATGGGTTGCGAGCACGGCCGCCGGCCATCGGCAGCGTCGTCACTTACAAATATCACGGCCACACCCGCCACGGCCTGCCCCGGTTCGCCAGCTTCCTGCGGCTGCGCGAAGAGGGTCCGGGCTTTACACGCTCCTCGCGCTAGGCGATAACCGGAGACAAACCATGAACG
This sequence is a window from Alloalcanivorax dieselolei B5. Protein-coding genes within it:
- a CDS encoding formate dehydrogenase subunit gamma, which encodes MSTPEERWPPAWTPELIQREVDALKDKPGAMLPILHAIQDRFGYIPDAAVPIIAEAMRHTRAEVHGIIRFYHHFRTHPIGSHVVQVCRAEACQAVGGRRLEAHIRDKLGVDFHQTSDDNVFTLEPVYCLGNCACGPSIRVDDEIHGRVTAARFDQLVDELATTVVEVK
- a CDS encoding substrate-binding domain-containing protein → MPNKKLRISPAWVFTTEQGELFDPVVFRLLEGVRDSGKLTMAARDAGISYRHAWNLLNRGADFFGLPLVRMRKGHGTRLSPLGEKLLWSEQRLKARLGPQIHSLASELNTQLQQLLAGAHPVLRLHASHGYAVALLPDFSDWVELDLQYTNPANALNVLARGESDLASFHFPVCPRLADQVMAIYQHQLDLDNLRVIRFVTRKQGLIVRHENRAAVGGLRDLTNPDIRFINRDRYSGTRVLFNLLLREQGIALDAIRGSDQEEFTHTAVAAYVAAGMADAGFGVEAAARQFGLEFIELANEHYLLVCHKDKLEHDTLRQLLDLMRSPEFGDELDTLPGYAPDRCGEVCTFAQLLAGDRHPGPGPV
- a CDS encoding DNA ligase; this translates as MSRPILYFIGALLIAAALVMAEAARAAKAPALMQASVYEEGIDLTGYWVSEKLDGVRAYWDGQRLLSRNGNVIDAPPDFTEGFPGQPLDGELWMGRGTFSQLVGILNRRTPPAEPWRHIYFMAFDLPSSAGPFDQRLPRLRKLIDDAALPHLHMVDQRQGRDHASLMRDLEQVVAAGGEGLMLHRGGAPYRGERNNDLLKVKPYLDAEAEVVAVIPGEGKYTGMMGALLVKTPGGRHFRLGTGFSDGLRARPPAIGSVVTYKYHGHTRHGLPRFASFLRLREEGPGFTRSSR
- the fdhD gene encoding formate dehydrogenase accessory sulfurtransferase FdhD; translation: MTSSRPGAGRSPDEDTPLVDPSPRYAYLEYGPEPGSGDQPLAAEVAVAISYNGINHAVMMATPNDVEDFVTGFTLTAGLVDNHQAIYDIDLTPLEDAIQVDVTLSGRAFATFKQRRRSQAGSGGCGLCGVEALDQALPPLPARDTAPLPPLAHLAGLRERFQATQALARHSGAMHAAVYVDGAGKTRLCREDIGRHNALDKLIGACARAGLDPADGFFAITSRCGLELIHKAVRAGAGTLVSLSAPSSLSVRQARRSRLNLIHQPHRGVPRLFSPSPSEQTGK
- a CDS encoding OFA family MFS transporter, with product MDGITEEDSWTSDGGRSVGFFDRERTIAGPRFNRWLVPTAALAIHLCIGMAYGFSVFWLPMSNEIANPPASCADIGLMQALTTTTCNWTVAQVTYVFGIFIAMLGVSAAIWGAWLEHAGPRKAGCIAALCWGGGMIVGGIGVMVHQLWLVYLGAGVLGGVGQGLGYITPVSTLIKWFPDRRGMATGFAIMGYGGGAMVGAPLAVLLMGYFSANGGTGVAMTLIVMGIIYMVVMASGALGFRVPPNGWRPQGWQPPEDHGANAMITKGHVHLNRAWKTRQFWLIWGVLFLNVTAGIAVISMASPMLQDVFGGSLVGLDDASATLSEAQKAAVVAAAAGLVGLISLFNSVGRLFWASLSDRIGRKNTYHCFFVIGIALYCLLPTWGHLNMAGVFVISICIILSMYGGGFATVPAYLADIFGTQMVGAIHGRLLTAWTAAGLIGPLIIAALREAQLDAGVAPSLVYDRTLYIMAGLLLLGLICNALVRPVKASDQMTEEEVAHERSLQHEHRVTADANTAARGKFGIMGVLCWLGVGIPFLIGLYIALEKAAALF
- the fdhF gene encoding formate dehydrogenase subunit alpha; protein product: MLNYFDPRQPHAHPDPNPDRDLGTPARFSEKQVALTIDGLEISVPEGTSVMRAAALAGITIPKLCATDNLEAFGSCRLCAVHIEGRRGYPASCTTPVAEGMAVTTQNDRLAGLRRNIMELYISDHPLDCLTCPANGDCELQDMAGAVGLREVRYGFEGANHLDAETDASNPYFSFDPSKCIVCSRCVRACEEVQGTFALTIDGRGFDSKVAAGQDQDFMDSECVSCGACVQACPTSTLMEKSVIDQGVPEHSVVTTCAYCGVGCSFKAEMKGDQLVRMVPYKGGAANHGHSCVKGRFAFGYATHKDRIRTPMIRDSIDEPWREVSWEDAIQFSARRLKETQAKYGRESIGGITSSRCTNEETYLVQKLIRAAFGNNNTDTCARVCHSPTGYGLKTTMGESAGTQTFDSVMQADTILVIGANPTDAHPVFGSQMRRRLREGATLIVADPRRIDLLKTPHGGRAMHLALRPGTNVALINALAHVVVSEGLEDQAFIASRCESGAYQAWRDFILEQRNSPEALEAETGVPAGKVREAARAYATAGNGAIYYGLGVTEHSQGSTMVMGIANLAMATGNIGREGVGVNPLRGQNNVQGSCDMGSFPHELPGYQHVADPVVRQRFEAVWKVKIDDEPGLRIPNMFDAAIAGTFKALYVQGEDIAQSDPNTQHVEAALTSLDCLIVQDIFLNETAKYAHVLLPGSTFLEKNGTFTNAERRINRVRKVMPPLAGKEDWEVTQDLANALGYPMNYSHPSEIMDEIAQLTPTFTGVSYAKLEELGSIQWPCNDTHPDGTPTMHQVDFPIGKGHFAVTEYVATDERANRRYPLLLTTGRILSQYNVGAQTRRTDNSLWHEEDVLEIHPSDAEVRGVRDGDWLGVASRVGHTVLRCKVSDRMLPGVVYTTFHHPGSGANVITTDNSDWATNCPEYKVTAVQVEKVTQPSQWQQHFQHFDKRQKAYLESTGSMESIESTDREAASTSK
- a CDS encoding formate dehydrogenase subunit delta, with amino-acid sequence MSEHGLQHLIKMVNQISVNMAAQGGEDQAAEQVAGHLKKFWARSMKEQIIDYAERDGSELAPLSKRAVEHLKAARKPS
- a CDS encoding formate dehydrogenase beta subunit, producing MTVTVYVPRDTTALAMGADRVAARIEQEAQARGLDLKLVRNGSRGLFWLEPLVEVETAEGRVAYGPVAPSDVAELADTGLFEGAQTHSLAHGRTDRIPYLKAQQRLTFSRIGITDPLSIDDYRAHGGFAGLEKALPMTPQAIVDAVKASGLRGRGGAAFPTGIKWQTVHDEPPGQKYIVCNADEGDSGTFADRLVMECDPYMLIEGMTIAGLAVGATQGYVYLRSEYPVAHRLFSEALERACQAGYLGSDILGSGKRFDLEVRLGAGAYICGEETSLLDSLEGKRGMVRAKPPLPAIQGLFGRPTVVNNVLSLAAVPYILDQGAQAYADYGMGKSRGTLALQLSGNVKRGGLVELAFGVTLRELMEDFGGGTLSGRPLKAVQVGGPLGAYLPESQWDSPIDYEAFASFGGVVGHGGVVMFDDTVDMGEQARFAMEFCTVESCGKCTPCRIGAVRGVEVIDRIRAGTERDANLQLLSELCETMVDGSLCAMGGMTPFPVQSVLKHFPDDLIHPRGGTPC
- a CDS encoding MarR family winged helix-turn-helix transcriptional regulator — translated: MNTTPTEHTIAVWARLLRVHTQWQERVQSALKAAELPPLAWYDVLLELHRKRHGLRQYEIGERMLLPKHNLSRLLDRLEKEALVARRASPEDGRGNRVLITRSGRRLLQRMWPVYGRVIQECLEQRLTATEVTTLAKLLDKLQQ